From the genome of Muricauda sp. SCSIO 64092, one region includes:
- a CDS encoding polymer-forming cytoskeletal protein, which produces MFSDNKKPRPMENFGGQPNRIEKNTVIKGDITSEADFRIDGKLEGNVKTSGKVVIGKDGLIKGKVECVNADIEGSFNGELFVSELLSLKTTAKIEGTVNVSKLAVEPGATFNASCSMGKGTSTATHKLQPPKVNEPAKVS; this is translated from the coding sequence ATGTTCTCAGACAACAAAAAGCCCCGACCTATGGAAAACTTTGGCGGACAGCCCAACAGAATCGAGAAAAACACCGTAATTAAAGGAGATATCACCTCCGAGGCAGATTTTAGAATTGATGGTAAACTTGAAGGAAATGTAAAAACCTCCGGAAAGGTAGTTATTGGTAAGGATGGCCTTATCAAGGGAAAAGTGGAATGCGTGAATGCAGATATTGAAGGTAGCTTTAATGGCGAACTTTTTGTGTCCGAACTATTGTCCCTAAAGACCACGGCCAAAATTGAGGGAACCGTAAACGTTTCCAAATTGGCAGTGGAACCGGGGGCTACTTTTAATGCTTCCTGTAGCATGGGAAAAGGAACAAGTACGGCAACCCATAAATTGCAGCCTCCCAAAGTGAATGAACCAGCAAAAGTCTCCTAA
- the atpB gene encoding F0F1 ATP synthase subunit A, whose translation MRKTFLKSFLLFSVLILSQISFGKEKEDKHGEEGHGKDLKTEIKEYIHHHLQDSHDFSLFSYTKENGDHKYVGFPLPVILWDDGLKVFSSTKFHHGETLAEVDGNYYKLYHGKIYRTDANGTIDYDESHHPTNIKPFDFSITKNVVMIIVTGLLMLWLFSSLARSYTKNNGIPTGAGRFFEPIVLYIRDDIARPNIGEKRYKKYMPFLLTIFFFIWFLNMFGMTPLGINVTGNIAITTALAILTFLITNFTGTKDYWMHQFNPLGDSLPWYGKIPLYIILVPIELLGLIIKPFSLLIRLYANMQAGHIVIGSLIGLMFIFKSWLGSPLSFGLAFAIMLIEVLVALLQAYIFTMLSALYFGFASEEHEHDHGHEAEVAH comes from the coding sequence ATGCGAAAAACGTTTTTGAAGAGTTTTCTTCTTTTTTCTGTATTGATTCTAAGTCAAATTTCCTTCGGAAAAGAAAAGGAGGACAAACATGGCGAGGAAGGTCATGGTAAGGACCTTAAGACCGAAATCAAGGAATACATCCATCACCATTTACAGGATTCCCACGACTTCTCCCTTTTTTCCTATACCAAGGAAAATGGCGACCACAAATACGTGGGCTTTCCCTTGCCCGTGATACTCTGGGATGATGGGCTAAAAGTCTTTTCTTCCACCAAGTTCCACCACGGGGAGACCTTGGCCGAAGTGGATGGAAATTACTATAAGCTCTATCACGGCAAAATTTATAGGACGGATGCCAACGGCACCATTGATTATGACGAAAGCCACCACCCTACCAACATAAAACCCTTTGATTTTTCCATTACCAAGAATGTGGTAATGATTATCGTAACAGGTTTGTTGATGCTTTGGCTTTTTTCCAGTTTGGCGCGATCGTACACAAAAAATAACGGTATCCCAACTGGGGCGGGAAGGTTTTTTGAACCCATCGTCCTTTATATTAGGGACGATATTGCACGGCCCAATATAGGCGAAAAGCGCTATAAAAAATACATGCCCTTTCTGTTGACCATCTTCTTCTTTATATGGTTTTTGAACATGTTTGGGATGACACCGCTTGGAATTAATGTCACTGGAAACATTGCCATTACCACTGCCCTGGCCATATTAACGTTTTTAATTACAAATTTTACGGGAACCAAGGATTATTGGATGCACCAATTTAACCCTTTGGGTGATTCCCTTCCCTGGTATGGAAAAATACCATTGTATATCATTTTGGTTCCGATAGAGTTATTGGGATTGATCATTAAACCCTTTTCACTGTTGATTCGATTGTATGCGAACATGCAGGCCGGACACATTGTTATTGGAAGTTTGATTGGGTTGATGTTCATTTTTAAGAGCTGGCTTGGAAGTCCGCTGTCATTTGGCCTGGCTTTCGCCATAATGTTGATCGAGGTACTTGTGGCATTGTTACAAGCCTATATATTCACCATGTTGAGTGCGCTTTACTTCGGTTTTGCCTCCGAGGAACACGAGCACGATCATGGACATGAAGCCGAGGTGGCCCATTAA
- a CDS encoding AtpZ/AtpI family protein encodes MNQQKSPKKNNGFKNAAALSGIAFEMGIIIYLAVKGGNWLDAHYETEKKYFTVIATLLGVAISIWVVLQQLKRLNN; translated from the coding sequence ATGAACCAGCAAAAGTCTCCTAAGAAAAACAATGGCTTTAAAAATGCAGCGGCCCTATCCGGCATTGCATTTGAAATGGGCATTATCATTTACCTTGCCGTAAAAGGAGGTAATTGGTTGGATGCACATTACGAAACCGAAAAAAAATATTTTACCGTAATAGCCACGCTTTTGGGTGTGGCTATTTCTATTTGGGTAGTTTTGCAGCAATTGAAAAGATTGAACAATTGA
- the atpH gene encoding ATP synthase F1 subunit delta yields MSNSRAAIRYAKATLDYAVEQKVADKVDTDMRKIAETISDHPELQQLLTSPIVKNEVKKNSLSAIFKGSNEITLGLVNTLADNKRIDLLQEVAYKYIIQYEKMKGEDTAVVTTAVPLTPALEKKVLSKVKELTGNKVSLENKIDESIVGGFILRVGDLQYDASVANKLNTIKREFTNSL; encoded by the coding sequence ATGAGTAATAGCAGGGCGGCCATACGATACGCAAAAGCAACCTTGGATTATGCCGTGGAGCAAAAAGTTGCGGACAAGGTAGATACGGATATGCGCAAGATTGCCGAAACCATTTCGGACCATCCGGAGCTACAGCAACTTTTGACAAGCCCAATCGTAAAAAATGAGGTCAAGAAAAACTCCCTTTCGGCGATTTTTAAAGGGAGTAATGAAATTACCCTGGGACTTGTAAACACCTTGGCGGATAATAAACGTATCGACTTGTTACAGGAAGTGGCGTACAAGTACATCATTCAGTACGAAAAGATGAAAGGAGAAGATACGGCCGTGGTTACCACAGCTGTCCCCCTTACGCCAGCACTGGAAAAAAAGGTGCTTTCCAAAGTAAAGGAGCTTACGGGCAATAAGGTTTCCCTGGAGAACAAGATTGATGAAAGTATTGTAGGTGGATTCATTTTAAGGGTCGGGGATTTACAGTACGATGCCAGTGTGGCGAACAAATTGAATACAATAAAACGAGAATTTACAAATAGTCTATAA
- the atpA gene encoding F0F1 ATP synthase subunit alpha — MAGVKAAEVSAILKKQLSGFEATASLDEVGTVLQVGDGIARAYGLSNAEYGELVEFDGGMQGIVLNLEEDNVGVVLLGPSKEILEGATVKRTQRIASINVGEGIVGRVVDTLGTPIDGKGPIAGETYEMPLERKAPGVIYRQPVNEPLQTGVKAIDAMIPIGRGQRELVIGDRQTGKTTVCIDTILNQKEFYDAGEPVYCIYVAIGQKASTIAGIAKTLEDKGALAYTTIVAANASDPAPMQVYAPFAGAAIGEYFRDTGRPALIIYDDLSKQAVAYREVSLLLRRPPGREAYPGDVFYLHSRLLERAAKVINDDTVAQNMNDLPDALKDKVKGGGSLTALPIIETQAGDVSAYIPTNVISITDGQIFLEQDLFNQGVRPAINVGISVSRVGGSAQIKSMKKVAGTLKLDQAQFRELEAFAKFGSDLDAATMNVIEKGRRNVEILKQAQNDPFTVEDQVAIIFAGSKNLLRDVPVNKVKEFERDYLEFLNAKHRGVLDTLKSGKLTDEVIDTLTSVCKDLSSKYTS; from the coding sequence ATGGCGGGAGTAAAAGCAGCTGAGGTTTCAGCAATATTGAAAAAGCAATTATCAGGTTTCGAAGCAACCGCTTCCCTGGATGAGGTAGGTACCGTACTCCAAGTGGGGGACGGTATTGCCAGGGCATATGGTCTTTCCAATGCGGAATACGGCGAGTTGGTGGAGTTTGATGGTGGAATGCAAGGTATTGTGTTGAACCTGGAAGAAGACAATGTGGGTGTGGTATTGTTGGGGCCATCCAAGGAGATTTTGGAAGGGGCTACCGTAAAAAGGACACAACGTATTGCCTCCATCAACGTTGGAGAAGGTATTGTGGGCCGTGTTGTGGATACTTTGGGTACACCCATCGATGGTAAAGGTCCAATTGCTGGTGAAACCTATGAAATGCCATTGGAGCGAAAAGCACCCGGGGTAATCTACAGACAACCGGTAAATGAGCCTTTACAAACTGGAGTAAAGGCCATTGATGCGATGATTCCAATTGGTCGTGGACAACGGGAGTTGGTAATCGGTGACCGCCAAACAGGAAAAACAACGGTTTGTATCGATACCATTCTTAACCAAAAGGAATTTTACGATGCGGGAGAGCCCGTATATTGTATCTATGTGGCTATTGGTCAGAAGGCCTCTACGATTGCAGGTATCGCAAAAACATTGGAAGATAAAGGTGCCTTGGCCTACACCACCATTGTAGCTGCAAATGCCTCCGATCCCGCACCAATGCAGGTATATGCCCCTTTTGCCGGTGCTGCAATTGGAGAATATTTCCGGGATACCGGACGACCTGCACTGATCATCTATGATGATTTGTCAAAACAAGCGGTTGCCTATCGTGAGGTATCCCTATTGTTAAGAAGGCCACCGGGGCGTGAAGCCTATCCAGGTGACGTGTTCTATTTGCACTCAAGATTATTGGAACGCGCGGCAAAAGTCATTAATGACGATACCGTGGCCCAAAACATGAACGATCTTCCTGATGCGTTGAAAGACAAAGTAAAGGGTGGGGGTTCTTTAACGGCACTGCCCATTATTGAAACACAGGCAGGTGACGTTTCCGCTTATATTCCAACAAACGTAATTTCCATTACGGATGGTCAGATATTCCTGGAGCAGGACTTGTTCAACCAAGGGGTCCGTCCTGCAATCAACGTGGGTATTTCGGTATCACGTGTGGGAGGTTCGGCGCAGATCAAATCCATGAAGAAAGTGGCCGGTACCTTAAAACTGGACCAGGCACAGTTCCGGGAGTTGGAAGCTTTTGCCAAGTTCGGTTCGGATTTGGATGCGGCGACAATGAACGTAATTGAAAAAGGACGTAGAAACGTTGAGATCCTGAAACAGGCCCAAAATGATCCATTTACGGTTGAAGATCAGGTCGCAATTATTTTCGCAGGTTCCAAAAACTTGTTGAGGGATGTTCCTGTAAATAAGGTAAAAGAATTTGAAAGGGACTATTTGGAGTTCTTGAATGCCAAGCATAGGGGAGTTTTGGATACGCTAAAATCCGGGAAGCTAACGGATGAGGTAATCGATACCTTGACTTCGGTTTGTAAAGATTTATCAAGTAAGTACACCAGTTAG
- the atpG gene encoding ATP synthase F1 subunit gamma, translated as MANLKEIRNRIASVKSTMQITSAMKMVSAAKLKKAQDAITAMRPYANKLTELLQNLSGSLDGDVGAKYTDNREVKKVLVVSITSNRGLCGAFNSNIIKESVSLYHGKYGGKQVDYITIGKKGNDILGKKFNIISNQSSIFDKLTFENVTVIAEDLMQRFTTGEYDRIELVYNRFKNAATQIVTTEQFLPIVPVEGDVNASADYIFEPDKAGIVEQLIPKSLKTQLYKAIRDSFASEHGARMTAMHKATDNAGELKDQLTLTYNKARQAAITGEILEIVGGAEALND; from the coding sequence ATGGCAAACTTAAAAGAAATACGTAATAGGATTGCATCGGTAAAGTCGACCATGCAGATAACGAGTGCCATGAAAATGGTTTCCGCTGCCAAGTTGAAAAAGGCCCAAGATGCCATAACGGCAATGCGTCCTTACGCCAATAAGTTGACCGAGCTATTGCAAAACCTTAGTGGTAGCCTGGATGGGGATGTTGGGGCCAAGTACACGGATAATCGTGAGGTCAAGAAAGTGCTTGTGGTTTCCATTACCTCCAACCGTGGACTTTGTGGGGCCTTCAATTCAAATATCATCAAGGAATCCGTTTCCCTTTATCATGGGAAATACGGCGGCAAACAGGTAGATTATATTACCATTGGTAAAAAAGGAAATGATATTCTGGGAAAGAAATTCAATATCATTTCCAATCAGAGCAGCATCTTTGACAAGCTGACATTTGAGAATGTCACCGTAATAGCGGAAGATTTAATGCAACGTTTTACCACAGGGGAGTATGACCGGATAGAACTGGTCTACAACCGATTTAAAAACGCAGCGACCCAAATCGTAACTACGGAGCAGTTTTTACCCATTGTTCCCGTTGAAGGGGATGTAAACGCCAGTGCCGATTATATCTTTGAGCCGGATAAAGCGGGAATTGTGGAGCAGTTGATTCCAAAATCACTGAAAACCCAATTGTATAAAGCCATTCGGGATTCCTTTGCAAGTGAGCATGGGGCCCGTATGACGGCAATGCATAAGGCAACCGATAATGCCGGGGAGCTTAAGGACCAATTAACATTGACCTACAACAAAGCAAGGCAGGCCGCAATTACAGGTGAAATATTGGAGATTGTTGGTGGCGCCGAAGCATTGAACGACTAA
- a CDS encoding MFS transporter, producing MKSKKTALLFIFITILVDVIGIGIILPIIPEFIMQLTGEGNHMAVIYGMWLTTAFAGMQFLFSPVLGEISDWYGRKPILLLSLLGLSIDYLIHAWAPTILWLFIGRFLAGITGASFTVASAYIADISTMEEKAKNFGLIGAAFGLGFIIGPGIGGYFGDIDIRLPFYIAAGLTFANFLFGWFVVPESLSKENRRPINVLKMVPGVSLVALKNYKGVLLLIAAFFLANLAGQALPSVWSYFCIESFDWNPKQIGLSLVVVGLLVAFVQGFLIGKAIGWFGKRNVVTFGFLLWTLGMFLFSQASEPWMLYAFLIPYALGGVAGPTVQGIISNQVSVKEQGILQGSITGLVSITAILGQLLFSPVFYYFIRPETKLYFPGASFALASALLFIAFVLATVAMKRIAVA from the coding sequence ATGAAATCAAAAAAGACGGCCTTACTTTTTATTTTCATCACAATTTTAGTGGATGTCATAGGTATTGGCATCATCCTGCCCATTATTCCGGAGTTTATCATGCAATTAACCGGAGAGGGCAATCATATGGCGGTTATCTATGGCATGTGGTTAACAACGGCCTTTGCAGGAATGCAATTCCTGTTTTCCCCGGTTTTGGGCGAGATTTCCGATTGGTATGGCCGTAAACCGATCCTACTGCTTTCCCTTTTGGGACTGAGTATCGATTACTTGATCCATGCTTGGGCACCAACCATCCTCTGGCTGTTCATTGGTCGTTTTCTGGCCGGGATTACGGGAGCGAGTTTTACGGTCGCATCAGCTTATATTGCAGATATCAGTACCATGGAGGAAAAAGCCAAAAACTTTGGACTTATTGGTGCGGCCTTTGGCCTGGGCTTTATTATTGGCCCTGGTATTGGAGGATATTTTGGTGATATCGATATTCGATTGCCGTTTTACATTGCAGCCGGACTGACATTTGCAAATTTTCTGTTCGGATGGTTCGTGGTTCCCGAGTCTTTGAGTAAGGAAAACCGAAGACCGATCAATGTTTTAAAGATGGTACCCGGCGTATCCTTGGTTGCCCTAAAGAACTATAAAGGGGTTTTGTTGTTGATCGCTGCATTTTTCCTGGCCAACCTGGCAGGGCAGGCGTTGCCATCCGTGTGGTCGTACTTTTGTATCGAAAGTTTTGATTGGAATCCCAAACAGATAGGTCTTTCCCTGGTTGTGGTAGGACTTTTGGTTGCCTTTGTCCAGGGATTCCTGATCGGTAAGGCCATTGGGTGGTTTGGGAAACGTAATGTGGTCACCTTTGGATTTCTATTGTGGACCCTCGGGATGTTTTTATTTTCCCAGGCCAGTGAACCTTGGATGCTCTATGCATTTTTGATTCCCTATGCCCTTGGAGGGGTAGCTGGGCCAACGGTACAGGGCATTATTTCCAATCAGGTATCGGTAAAGGAACAAGGAATCCTCCAGGGATCGATTACGGGCTTGGTCAGCATTACCGCTATTCTGGGGCAGTTGCTATTTTCACCGGTGTTTTACTACTTCATACGCCCAGAAACCAAATTGTACTTCCCCGGGGCTTCCTTTGCACTGGCATCGGCATTATTGTTCATTGCTTTTGTTTTGGCCACTGTGGCAATGAAAAGAATAGCAGTAGCGTAG
- a CDS encoding tetratricopeptide repeat protein: MKLHFKSILPAIGLLLLCLACSTKKDAFINRNWHAVTTKYNVLYNGNLAFEQGREELNASYRDDFWEVLPVERLEVTDEIKLDSEDNNPNFVIAEEKATKAIQKHSMDIKDEERNPQTDEAFLLLGKARYFDQRYIPALEAFNYILRKYVESDKLNEATIWREKTNMRLDNPEVALKNLKRLLKFERLKDQEYADTHAVMAQSYLHLNATDSAIQKLKVAQAYTKKNEERGRYLFIIGQLYDQLGLKDSANYAFDKVIALNRKSPRVYMINAHLNKIQNTAITAENQEPLLEYLTDLEEDRENRPFLDKIYHQIANYHLKTGSDSIALAYYNKSLRTTQQDTKLNARNYETLGEHNFNQKEYKKAGAYYDSTLTNLAENTKKYRRIKKKFDNLEDVIKYEDVVQYADSVITLYRMPEEERTAYFEEYIQGLKEEAAALEAEKEKKAKAGYAAFAETQGGKENKGKFYFYNVTSLGYGKNEFRTRWGERPLEDDWRWSNKTRVIPSEATGNPVADGDNGPATEEEKYSVAFYMEQLPKDAAVIDSLIGERNFANYQLGLIYKEKFRENLLAAAKLEKVLKGNPEERLIMPSKYNLYKIYEETGSPLAVEMKQDILKNHPDSRYATILLNPEAILTNDAQGPEARYAQLFKKYGEQRFLEVVTQSQEYINVFTGDPIVPKFELLKANAIGRLQGFEPYKEALNYVALTYPNNPEGKKAEQIVAEQLPKLESKEFSPEEGSTGTGNWKVVFPFKIKDDGKALKLQKRLEDAIEELRYSNRVSKDIYNLEDQFVVVHGFRSKDFALGFSELIKKNKDYRIKDENFVILSKNYQTILIHKNLDAYKAQLLTPKP, encoded by the coding sequence TTGAAGCTTCATTTTAAATCCATACTTCCAGCGATAGGGCTACTCTTGCTTTGTTTGGCGTGTTCCACCAAGAAGGATGCGTTTATCAATCGTAACTGGCACGCCGTGACCACAAAATACAACGTGCTGTACAACGGAAATTTGGCTTTTGAACAGGGAAGGGAGGAACTCAACGCATCGTATCGTGACGACTTTTGGGAAGTGTTGCCCGTAGAGCGGTTGGAAGTAACGGATGAGATTAAACTGGATTCGGAAGACAACAATCCCAACTTTGTCATTGCCGAGGAGAAGGCCACCAAAGCCATCCAAAAGCACAGTATGGACATTAAGGATGAGGAGCGCAACCCCCAAACGGATGAGGCCTTTTTGCTGCTGGGCAAAGCACGCTATTTTGATCAGCGCTATATCCCAGCTCTGGAAGCCTTCAATTACATCTTAAGGAAATATGTGGAGAGTGACAAATTGAACGAAGCGACCATTTGGAGGGAAAAAACCAATATGCGCTTGGACAATCCTGAGGTGGCCCTTAAGAACCTAAAACGACTTTTGAAGTTTGAGCGGCTAAAGGACCAGGAATACGCCGATACCCATGCCGTTATGGCACAGAGTTACCTACACCTGAATGCCACGGATTCGGCCATTCAAAAATTGAAGGTGGCGCAGGCCTATACCAAAAAGAATGAAGAGCGCGGTCGCTACCTGTTCATCATTGGACAATTGTACGATCAATTGGGACTTAAGGACAGTGCCAATTATGCCTTTGACAAGGTAATCGCCTTAAATAGAAAATCGCCCAGGGTATACATGATCAACGCCCATTTAAATAAAATTCAGAACACAGCGATTACCGCGGAAAACCAAGAACCCTTGTTGGAGTATTTAACGGATTTGGAAGAAGACCGCGAAAACCGCCCTTTTTTGGATAAAATATATCATCAGATTGCGAATTACCATTTAAAAACGGGCTCGGATAGTATAGCATTGGCCTATTACAATAAATCGCTCCGGACCACACAGCAGGACACCAAACTCAATGCCAGGAACTATGAAACCCTGGGGGAACATAATTTCAACCAAAAAGAATACAAAAAGGCAGGTGCATATTATGACAGCACCTTGACCAATTTGGCGGAAAACACAAAAAAATACCGTCGCATCAAAAAGAAGTTCGACAATCTGGAAGATGTCATCAAATATGAGGATGTCGTGCAATATGCGGATAGCGTCATTACGCTATATCGTATGCCCGAGGAAGAACGGACGGCCTATTTTGAGGAGTATATCCAAGGATTAAAGGAGGAGGCTGCCGCCCTGGAGGCCGAAAAGGAAAAAAAGGCGAAAGCAGGTTATGCTGCCTTTGCCGAAACCCAAGGTGGAAAGGAGAACAAGGGCAAGTTCTATTTTTATAACGTCACCAGTCTGGGCTATGGGAAGAATGAGTTCAGAACCCGTTGGGGAGAACGCCCCTTGGAGGATGATTGGCGCTGGAGCAATAAAACCCGTGTGATACCCTCGGAAGCAACGGGCAACCCAGTGGCCGATGGGGATAATGGACCCGCTACGGAAGAAGAAAAGTATTCCGTGGCATTTTACATGGAGCAATTGCCCAAGGACGCTGCAGTTATTGACAGTTTGATTGGGGAACGGAATTTTGCCAATTACCAACTGGGGTTGATCTACAAGGAAAAATTCAGGGAAAACCTTTTGGCCGCAGCGAAACTGGAAAAGGTTTTAAAGGGAAATCCTGAAGAGCGATTGATAATGCCATCCAAGTACAACCTTTATAAGATTTATGAGGAGACCGGTAGCCCTTTGGCCGTGGAAATGAAGCAGGACATTTTGAAGAACCACCCCGATAGTAGATATGCCACAATTTTACTGAATCCTGAAGCAATTTTGACCAATGACGCGCAAGGCCCGGAGGCGCGGTATGCCCAACTGTTCAAAAAATATGGGGAACAACGGTTTTTGGAGGTCGTTACCCAATCCCAGGAATACATCAATGTGTTCACGGGTGATCCCATTGTCCCAAAGTTTGAATTATTGAAGGCCAATGCCATTGGTCGCCTGCAAGGTTTTGAACCCTACAAGGAAGCATTGAACTATGTGGCATTGACCTATCCCAACAATCCCGAAGGGAAAAAAGCGGAGCAGATTGTTGCCGAACAGTTGCCCAAATTGGAATCCAAAGAATTCTCCCCGGAAGAAGGAAGTACGGGAACGGGTAATTGGAAAGTGGTGTTCCCATTTAAAATTAAGGATGATGGGAAAGCATTGAAGCTTCAAAAGCGATTGGAGGATGCCATTGAAGAGTTACGATACAGCAATAGGGTATCAAAGGATATCTATAATTTGGAAGACCAGTTTGTCGTAGTCCATGGGTTCCGATCCAAGGATTTTGCCCTGGGTTTTTCCGAACTCATAAAAAAGAATAAGGACTACCGAATCAAGGATGAGAATTTTGTAATTTTGTCCAAGAATTACCAAACCATCCTGATCCATAAGAATTTAGATGCTTACAAAGCACAATTGTTAACCCCAAAACCGTGA
- a CDS encoding four helix bundle protein: MSKLNESPIRIKSFQFACGIVDYCDKLKKNKDFELASQLLRSGTSIGANTREAQRGVSTKDFKNKFGTALKEADETM; this comes from the coding sequence ATGAGTAAGTTGAACGAAAGTCCTATACGCATTAAGAGCTTTCAGTTTGCTTGTGGCATAGTTGATTACTGCGATAAACTTAAAAAAAACAAAGATTTTGAACTTGCTTCTCAATTACTAAGGAGCGGAACCAGTATAGGCGCAAATACCAGAGAGGCACAAAGAGGCGTAAGTACAAAAGATTTCAAAAATAAGTTTGGCACTGCACTCAAGGAAGCTGATGAAACCATGTAA
- the atpE gene encoding ATP synthase F0 subunit C codes for MEIPVMVGAGLVVIGVGLGIGRIGGSAMEAIARQPEAYGKIQTAMLIAAALIEGIGFAALFAV; via the coding sequence ATGGAAATTCCAGTAATGGTAGGTGCAGGTTTGGTAGTTATCGGTGTTGGTTTGGGTATTGGTAGGATTGGTGGTTCCGCAATGGAAGCCATCGCACGTCAGCCCGAAGCATACGGTAAAATCCAAACAGCGATGTTGATTGCAGCTGCATTGATTGAAGGTATTGGTTTTGCTGCCCTTTTTGCGGTATAA
- a CDS encoding DUF6168 family protein, with product MNVGTKLPRQFTLILFGALLLAFMLHYFVLKNLDLAPLDNMLVASYSINFVLAVGIFIGLYYARKKLKNALGFLFMGGSLIKFVVFFIVFYPVYRADGEIQRAEFAAFFVPYLTALVLETYFASKMLNQVSDS from the coding sequence TTGAACGTAGGGACAAAACTACCAAGACAATTCACCTTAATTCTATTTGGGGCGTTACTTCTTGCTTTTATGCTTCATTATTTTGTTTTGAAGAACCTTGATCTTGCCCCTTTGGACAATATGCTGGTTGCCTCCTACAGTATAAACTTTGTATTGGCCGTCGGAATTTTTATAGGATTGTACTATGCCAGGAAAAAGCTAAAAAATGCATTGGGTTTTTTATTCATGGGGGGAAGCCTAATAAAGTTTGTGGTATTCTTCATTGTTTTCTACCCGGTTTACCGGGCTGATGGGGAGATCCAACGTGCGGAATTCGCAGCTTTTTTTGTCCCCTATTTGACCGCCCTGGTTTTGGAAACCTATTTTGCATCAAAAATGTTGAATCAAGTATCCGATTCCTGA
- a CDS encoding F0F1 ATP synthase subunit B yields MEKLLEEFSLGLFFWQTLLFLLLLWLLWKFAWKPILNAVNDREEGIKNALQAAEDAKKEMQNVTADSENLLQEARAEREKMLKEAREIKEKMIADAKEQAQVEGDKMLKQAQAAIESEKKAAVADIKEQVATLSVDIAEKVIKGELSDKKKQLKVVEDMLGDVKLN; encoded by the coding sequence ATGGAAAAATTATTGGAGGAGTTTTCATTAGGGCTGTTTTTTTGGCAAACACTACTGTTCCTTTTATTGCTATGGCTACTTTGGAAGTTTGCATGGAAACCCATTCTAAATGCGGTCAATGATCGCGAAGAAGGGATCAAAAATGCCCTTCAAGCAGCGGAGGATGCGAAAAAGGAAATGCAGAACGTTACCGCGGATAGCGAAAACCTTTTGCAGGAAGCCCGGGCAGAACGTGAGAAGATGTTGAAGGAGGCCCGTGAAATCAAGGAGAAAATGATTGCAGATGCCAAGGAACAGGCACAGGTGGAAGGGGATAAGATGCTAAAACAAGCGCAAGCGGCCATAGAAAGTGAGAAGAAAGCCGCCGTTGCGGACATTAAGGAACAAGTGGCCACCCTTTCCGTGGATATTGCGGAAAAAGTAATCAAAGGGGAACTGTCCGACAAGAAGAAACAACTAAAGGTAGTCGAGGACATGTTGGGCGACGTTAAGTTGAATTAG